From a region of the Synechococcus sp. PCC 7335 genome:
- a CDS encoding HAD family hydrolase: MVERISTSAIPTKPVAVLFDVDDTLYDYASAKSAADKVLEEQVESFLGVPASLCRSMFSQARQDVKDRLEETASGHNRLLYIQRMIEMMGFKSKPLLSLYLEEMYWRAYFQNAVLFSGVIDTLEWLKESNILVGIVSDLTARLQLRKLVYFGLESYFDAIVTSEETGVDKPDKRNFDLALSKLGLGKESGQIWMVGDDPSSDMVGGQTINAVTFQKVHRDIDVGQDEAAPDFLIREFDELYDFILDCAG, from the coding sequence ATGGTTGAACGAATAAGTACTTCGGCAATTCCCACGAAGCCGGTAGCTGTTCTATTTGATGTAGACGATACTTTATATGACTATGCATCAGCGAAAAGCGCTGCAGATAAGGTGCTTGAAGAGCAGGTAGAGAGTTTTCTAGGCGTACCTGCGAGTCTATGCCGGTCGATGTTTTCGCAAGCTCGTCAAGATGTTAAGGATAGACTGGAAGAAACAGCCAGTGGTCATAACCGTCTGCTGTACATACAACGCATGATAGAGATGATGGGATTTAAATCAAAGCCCTTACTCTCGCTATATCTAGAAGAGATGTATTGGCGTGCTTATTTTCAGAATGCTGTTCTATTTTCAGGCGTTATAGATACGCTCGAGTGGCTAAAAGAAAGCAACATTTTAGTTGGAATTGTTTCTGATCTGACAGCTCGTCTGCAACTTAGAAAACTAGTCTACTTTGGATTGGAAAGCTACTTTGATGCGATTGTTACTTCAGAGGAAACCGGAGTAGATAAGCCCGATAAGAGAAATTTTGACCTTGCACTAAGTAAGCTAGGCTTAGGCAAAGAAAGCGGACAAATCTGGATGGTTGGTGATGATCCTAGTAGTGATATGGTAGGTGGCCAAACAATCAATGCTGTCACTTTCCAGAAGGTACATCGGGATATAGACGTTGGTCAGGACGAGGCAGCTCCAGACTTCTTGATTAGAGAGTTTGATGAACTATATGACTTTATTCTAGATTGCGCGGGATAG
- a CDS encoding GH3 auxin-responsive promoter family protein, with amino-acid sequence MVIHTIPKEILDSVASTGDVFAYHLLRSTGDIGETVLQYLLCLAAKVNLTGIEQDTYNADKVQEQLLNDILRSENKTLYGKKYNFDSLNVDSFRSSLPLTSYENYRESIDNVVQTGNYSQLVSEPITLFQESSGTTGKVKLIPRTNKFTLSAMRAFQAIEAVVQSHFQNPSSSSQRVLALVNTSPTKLTPTGIPRGTGTSGGLNDALQKFKLANYLIDIKYSSPSPVFLISNTEAAYYCHLLFGLLDSDINDISANFAATVLNAMKILEKAWTQLVEDIRQGKLYAGLDIDEATRRELEIRLRANPERARELQAYFEEGFEGILPRIWPSLSCIQCITTGSMQLYTDALRYYSGTVPFFSGSYGASEAWIGVNLDPEREPPAFVVTPHTAFFEFIPQDAIDQEQSATVCLTDLKPGESYEVVVTNMSGLYRYRVGDVVRCVGYHHKSPMIEFMYRRQTLLNLFGEKVSEDVIYSALSTTLREFGMAIQDIDYTCRHEFEGTPWRYVVYLEPADYEGCSSQHEMVQQRLDEVLCNLSDRYRQLREVGSIGSLKLKLVREGTFSGLKTRLLSQEHSDSQFKMPRLLTETALISFMESSL; translated from the coding sequence ATGGTAATCCATACCATACCTAAAGAGATTCTTGATTCTGTGGCATCGACTGGGGATGTTTTTGCCTATCACCTCTTGAGAAGCACTGGAGACATCGGAGAGACGGTACTTCAATATCTACTATGTCTAGCAGCAAAGGTCAATCTCACCGGGATTGAACAAGATACCTATAATGCTGATAAAGTCCAAGAGCAGTTGCTCAATGACATACTACGCTCTGAAAATAAGACGCTATACGGCAAAAAATATAATTTCGATAGTCTAAATGTTGATAGTTTCCGTTCGAGCCTTCCGCTTACCTCATATGAAAACTATCGCGAGTCAATTGATAACGTCGTTCAGACAGGGAACTACTCACAGCTAGTATCTGAGCCAATTACGCTATTCCAGGAATCCTCTGGCACAACCGGCAAGGTAAAACTGATTCCTAGAACGAACAAGTTCACACTAAGCGCAATGAGAGCGTTTCAGGCAATTGAAGCCGTAGTTCAATCTCATTTTCAAAACCCTAGCTCCTCTTCACAACGAGTGTTAGCTCTGGTCAATACAAGCCCCACCAAGCTAACGCCTACTGGGATTCCAAGGGGAACGGGTACCAGCGGTGGCCTCAACGACGCACTTCAAAAGTTCAAACTTGCTAACTATTTAATCGATATCAAATATAGCAGTCCATCTCCAGTCTTCCTGATCTCAAACACGGAAGCAGCTTATTACTGTCATCTGCTATTTGGTTTGCTAGATTCTGATATCAATGACATCAGCGCCAACTTTGCAGCGACTGTATTAAACGCTATGAAGATTCTAGAAAAGGCGTGGACTCAACTGGTTGAGGATATTCGGCAAGGAAAGCTCTATGCCGGACTAGATATTGATGAAGCTACCCGACGAGAACTGGAAATACGCCTGAGAGCAAATCCTGAGCGAGCCAGAGAGTTACAAGCCTATTTTGAAGAAGGCTTTGAAGGCATCTTGCCGCGCATATGGCCGAGTTTGTCCTGCATCCAGTGCATTACAACCGGCTCCATGCAGCTTTATACTGATGCTTTGCGATACTACAGTGGGACCGTACCGTTTTTTTCGGGTAGCTATGGAGCTTCAGAAGCTTGGATAGGCGTCAATTTAGATCCAGAGCGAGAGCCACCTGCCTTCGTCGTAACTCCTCATACTGCTTTTTTTGAGTTTATTCCTCAAGATGCCATTGACCAAGAACAGTCAGCTACCGTTTGTCTAACTGATCTGAAGCCGGGTGAAAGTTACGAGGTTGTTGTGACCAACATGTCAGGACTGTATAGATATCGCGTGGGCGATGTGGTTAGGTGCGTTGGCTACCACCACAAAAGCCCAATGATTGAGTTCATGTACCGTCGTCAGACCCTATTAAACTTATTTGGTGAGAAGGTCTCTGAGGATGTCATCTATTCAGCTTTGTCAACCACTCTTCGTGAGTTTGGAATGGCTATTCAGGACATCGACTACACCTGTCGGCATGAATTTGAAGGTACTCCCTGGCGATATGTAGTTTATCTCGAACCTGCGGACTACGAAGGGTGCTCTTCTCAACATGAAATGGTTCAGCAGCGGTTGGATGAAGTCCTCTGTAACCTGAGCGATCGCTATCGCCAACTCAGGGAAGTAGGTAGTATTGGCTCTCTCAAACTGAAGTTAGTCCGTGAAGGTACATTCTCAGGTTTAAAAACCAGACTTCTCTCTCAGGAGCATTCAGATTCTCAGTTTAAGATGCCAAGGTTGTTAACTGAAACAGCTCTCATCAGTTTCATGGAAAGCAGCCTATAG
- a CDS encoding mechanosensitive ion channel family protein yields MVIRISRLSRFMLAFLIALGISFAISEPSSAQFSLPGGIGLEGTTAPPYEVTRYGNIEAVSVKSPLSDQELFTIASPTVFDRDASAIGEQVPVEHRAEAIRDNLLLLINRPMDPETLLFEVSTLNNAPIIDVRDAEFTQPLIIATVTEYDANYVGTPANELATVWRDALEDDLLDGLRNLPEGRERVRTIVSYLIVFSIVVFGFKFALSRRQKQLRHRKKAINAEAMPVADDGLQTEARPISMQRQVEQKRTNHLRKLQQVFTLDRQLSVLDFVQWMLFWLVILAWFIGEFWVYQVSPYILLNSPIGEPLDIIFHLLTIWFLTSLAVRICRRLIDHFAIEREGFNLGHLVAFGDEQRRQLRTATIAGSLKGLVTIVIVVIGLLNALQSLEISTVSLVAITSVAGLAITFGSQNLVKDLVNGFFILAEDQYAIGDVIDIGSAAGLVENLNLRVTQLRSGGGELVTIPNSSISQVKNLTRNWSRVSFNIEVAYETSPDEALAVLDEVAQTLYNDPEWHDKMLAEPKVLGIDSVSHSGMAITIMIQTKPAQQWGVGRELRLRVRRAMSENNIDIGTPRTAFVKPAVENTNGALAEQLEQPV; encoded by the coding sequence GTATGAGGTTACCCGGTACGGCAATATTGAAGCAGTCTCGGTGAAATCTCCTTTAAGCGACCAAGAGCTATTTACTATCGCCTCACCCACTGTTTTCGACCGCGACGCTAGTGCCATTGGTGAGCAAGTGCCTGTAGAACACAGAGCCGAAGCCATTCGGGACAATCTCTTGCTGCTCATCAATCGGCCTATGGACCCAGAGACTTTGTTGTTTGAGGTTTCTACTCTCAACAACGCTCCGATCATCGACGTTAGAGACGCCGAATTTACTCAGCCTCTGATCATTGCGACGGTCACTGAATACGATGCTAACTACGTTGGCACTCCGGCGAATGAGCTAGCCACTGTATGGCGCGATGCCTTAGAAGACGACCTTCTCGATGGGCTTAGAAATCTGCCTGAAGGTAGAGAGCGAGTCCGCACAATTGTCTCTTACCTAATTGTTTTCTCAATTGTCGTCTTTGGGTTCAAATTCGCACTCTCGCGCCGCCAGAAGCAGCTTCGACACCGAAAAAAAGCTATCAACGCCGAAGCTATGCCTGTGGCTGATGATGGGCTTCAGACTGAAGCAAGGCCAATCTCTATGCAAAGACAGGTTGAGCAAAAGCGGACAAATCATCTACGCAAGCTACAGCAGGTTTTCACTCTAGACCGCCAGCTCTCAGTATTAGACTTTGTGCAGTGGATGTTGTTTTGGCTGGTTATCTTAGCTTGGTTTATAGGAGAGTTTTGGGTTTATCAAGTATCACCTTATATACTACTTAATTCTCCTATCGGTGAGCCGCTAGATATTATCTTCCACTTACTCACTATTTGGTTTCTTACTAGCCTTGCCGTTCGTATCTGTCGTCGCCTAATAGACCATTTCGCCATTGAGAGGGAAGGGTTTAATCTAGGACACCTAGTGGCGTTTGGCGATGAGCAGCGTCGTCAACTACGAACGGCAACCATTGCGGGATCTCTCAAAGGGTTGGTCACCATTGTGATTGTGGTGATTGGGCTGCTAAACGCCTTGCAGTCGCTAGAGATCTCTACCGTGTCGTTAGTTGCCATCACCAGTGTGGCAGGTCTGGCAATCACGTTTGGTTCACAAAACTTGGTCAAGGACTTGGTGAATGGCTTCTTCATCTTGGCAGAAGACCAGTATGCCATTGGCGATGTGATTGATATCGGTAGTGCGGCTGGACTAGTCGAGAACCTTAACCTGCGGGTTACTCAGCTGCGCAGCGGTGGTGGTGAGCTGGTGACCATTCCTAACAGCAGCATTAGCCAAGTCAAGAATTTGACCCGTAACTGGTCGCGGGTGTCGTTTAATATTGAGGTCGCCTATGAAACTAGTCCTGACGAGGCCCTTGCCGTACTTGATGAGGTTGCCCAAACGCTCTACAACGACCCTGAATGGCACGACAAGATGCTAGCTGAACCGAAGGTGCTAGGCATTGATAGCGTTTCTCATAGCGGTATGGCTATCACTATCATGATCCAGACCAAACCAGCACAGCAATGGGGTGTTGGCCGCGAACTGCGCCTTCGCGTTCGCCGGGCGATGTCCGAAAATAACATTGATATTGGTACTCCTCGGACTGCTTTTGTAAAGCCGGCTGTAGAAAATACCAATGGAGCTTTGGCAGAGCAGTTAGAGCAGCCAGTATGA
- a CDS encoding peroxiredoxin — translation MFFNYEGQRVPQVTLGVFTKQGWHALTTTHLFARKTVVMFAVPGAFTSPHSSTHLSGYNVHAEDFRAYGVDEIICISVNDSFSLAAWARKEKADRVRFVPDVNGEFTKELGMMVNLSDRGMGQRSWRYSMLIRDQVIEKMFVEPDGFETPPVVSDAETMLNYLRSETKKPEQTAVLMHMWRTILSA, via the coding sequence ATGTTTTTTAACTATGAGGGTCAGCGCGTTCCTCAAGTCACTTTAGGCGTATTTACAAAGCAAGGTTGGCATGCTTTGACAACGACACACCTTTTTGCTCGTAAAACTGTCGTGATGTTTGCGGTTCCAGGCGCCTTTACTAGTCCCCATTCTTCTACTCACTTGTCAGGCTATAACGTGCATGCGGAAGACTTTAGAGCGTATGGAGTCGATGAAATTATCTGTATCTCAGTGAACGATTCGTTTTCGTTAGCAGCTTGGGCACGGAAAGAGAAAGCTGATCGGGTTCGCTTTGTTCCTGATGTGAACGGTGAGTTTACTAAAGAGCTAGGAATGATGGTCAATCTCTCTGATAGGGGTATGGGACAGCGTTCCTGGCGCTATTCCATGTTGATAAGAGATCAAGTCATTGAGAAAATGTTTGTCGAACCAGATGGCTTTGAGACTCCGCCTGTTGTCTCCGACGCTGAGACAATGCTGAATTATTTACGATCAGAAACTAAGAAACCCGAACAGACAGCTGTGCTGATGCATATGTGGCGTACCATACTTTCAGCCTAG